One genomic window of Denticeps clupeoides chromosome 14, fDenClu1.1, whole genome shotgun sequence includes the following:
- the ptk2bb gene encoding protein tyrosine kinase 2 beta, b: MSGDKSTLLWKQLNSDFTEKVPEVDFTGDGGPVKILKVCFCGGSNIGKNFKLVKCDSSWQMRAIIKSILLSGRLGPNVQYAACYGLRLKHLKSDELHWLHPDLTVGEVEQRYERLHAEAEWRYDLRIRYIPDNYLEKFKEDRTSLLYLYHQVRSDYMQYHASKVSDGMALQLGCLEIRRFYKDMNAKGLEKKSNFELLEKEVGLELFFPKELINGTKLKPLRKLIQQTFMQYASLKEEECIIKFFQTFNKFANFHEEVYPCELVQGWSLSVDLVIGAKGIGQRTQPESVPICLAVFKQIRSIQCSAQSDSKAQVHIDIEGAKQPLSINTSTITMAENMVDLIDGYCRLENNSDNSLILKQSRGVELRKSLPEIPPSQKRPDSSRFSIGSDIYCEIPEEGSPPPPATKFGVNRDDVVLGRILGEGFFGEVYEGVYKKSGKKINVAVKTCKDCSQDVMEKFMSEAVIMKNLNHPHIVSLIGIIEEHPVWIIMELYQYGELGSYLKENQSTLTSVMLVLFSLQICKALAYLEGINMVHRDIAVRNVLVATPDCVKLGDFGLSRYIEQEEYYKASVSRLPIKWMAPESINFRRFTSASDVWMFAVCVWEIMSFGKQPFFWLGNRDVINQLEQGIRLPKPDSCPPALYSLMTRCWSYDPPDRPSFTELVCKISDVHQMEKELDGERERDRARAAKFLEPKITITEPPPKPSRMAGPRFGNTLAVGLHIQLNEALCASSPDLASPCDYQSPIDSTNKLMLPSVSLRRRSMGEADLTNSPTCKEDVQRLWQMEKQRLQEALRKQKEEMQVDKQWLEEEVKLLDPLTNESTKPVREPQDPSPEIADALKAPPEKPPRISVQPVPTAELDRSDDKVYIAVMELVKVVVDLKNDVNALPPTEYISVVKNVGLSLRSLINSVDELLPTLHESKRTEIEGTQKLLNKDMAELISKMRLAQQNSITSLKDECKKQMLTAAHVLALDAKNMLDAVDQARVRSNLAKPSQDVE; encoded by the exons ATGTCAGGCGACAAAAGCACCCTTTTGTGGAAACAGCTGAACTCTGATTTCACTGAGAAAGTCCCTGAAGTAGATTTTACTGGAGATGGGGGGCCAGTCAAGATTCTCAAGGTGTGCTTCTGTGGAGGAAGCAACATTGGAAAGAATTTCAAACTGGTCAAATGTGACAGCTCATGGCAGATGCGG GCCATCATCAAGTCCATCTTGCTGAGTGGGCGCCTGGGTCCCAATGTTCAATATGCAGCCTGCTATGGGCTCAGACTCAAGCACCTGAAATCTGATGAGCTTCACTGGCTCCATCCTGACCTGACAGTGGGAGAGGTGGAGCAGCGATATGAACGGCTTCATGCAGAAGCTGAATGGAG ATACGACCTAAGAATTCGTTACATCCCTGACAATTATTTGGAAAAGTTCAAAGAAGACAGAACTTCACTGTTGTATCTATATCACCAG GTGCGTAGTGACTACATGCAGTATCATGCCAGCAAAGTCAGTGATGGCATGGCTCTACAGCTGGGATGTCTGGAGATCAG GAGGTTCTACAAAGATATGAATGCAAAGGGTCTTGagaaaaagtccaattttgaaTTGTTAGA GAAGGAAGTAGGTTTGGAACTTTTCTTTCCCAAAGAACTGATTAATGGCACAAAG CTAAAACCTCTGAGAAAACTGATCCAGCAAACCTTTATGCAGTATGCCTCtctgaaggaggaggagtgcATCATAAAGTTCTTTCAGACCTTTAACAAGTTTGCCAACTTCCATGAGGAGGTTTATCCATGTGAGCTTGTG CAAGGATGGAGCCTGTCAGTTGACTTGGTAATTGGGGCTAAAGGAATTGGCCAACGCACTCAGCCTGAGTCAGTG CCCATCTGTCTGGCTGTGTTCAAACAGATAAGGAGCATCCAGTGCTCTGCTCAAAGTGACAGCAAGGCACAGGTGCACATTGACATCGAGGGAGCCAAACAg CCTCTTTCCATCAACACATCCACAATAACCATGGCAGAAAACATGGTGGACCTTATTGATGGCTATTGCCGTTTGGAGAATAATTCGGACAACTCACTGATACTTAAGCAAAGTAGGG GTGTAGAGCTACGAAAATCTCTCCCAGAAATACCACCCAG CCAGAAACGTCCAGATTCATCACGATTCAGCATAG gTTCTGATATATATTGTGAAATACCTGAGGAAggatctcctcctccacctg CTACAAAGTTTGGTGTAAACAGGGATGATGTGGTCTTGGGCCGTATTCTTGGTGAAGGTTTTTTTGGAGAAGTCTATGAAGGAGTTtataaaaag AGTGGCAAGAAGATTAATGTGGCCGTGAAGACCTGCAAAGACTGTTCACAAGATGTCATGGAGAAGTTCATGAGTGAAGCTG TGATCATGAAGAACCTGAACCACCCACACATAGTGAGTCTCATAGGCATAATAGAAGAGCATCCAGTGTGGATCATTATGGAGCTGTACCAGTATGGAGAG CTGGGAAGTTACTTGAAGGAAAACCAGAGCACTCTGACCAGTGTCATGCTGGTCCTCTTCAGTCTGCAGATCTGCAAAGCCCTCGCCTATTTGGAGGGAATCAATATGGTCCACCG AGATATTGCTGTTAGGAATGTACTTGTTGCTACACCAGACTGTGTGAAACTGGGGGATTTTGGACTTTCTCGATATATAGAACAAGAGGAATACTACAAAG CATCAGTGAGCAGATTACCCATTAAGTGGATGGCTCCTGAATCCATCAACTTCCGACGCTTCACCTCGGCTAGTGACGTTTGGATGTTTG cggtgtgtgtttgggagatCATGAGCTTTGGTAAACAGCCTTTCTTTTGGCTGGGTAACCGTGATGTCATCAACCAGCTGGAGCAGGGCATTCGGCTACCCAAACCGGACAGCTGTCCACCAGCTCTGTACTCCCTCATGACACGGTGCTGGAGCTACGACCCACCAGACCGACCCAGCTTTACTGAGCTGGTGTGCAAGATCAG TGATGTACACCAAATGGAGAAGGAACTAGATGGTGAACGAGAGCGAGACAGAGCCCGGGCAGCCAAGTTTCTTGAACCCAAGATTACCATTACCGAGCCACCTCCCAAG CCCTCGAGAATGGCTGGCCCTCGCTTTGGCAACACACTTGCTGTTGGTCTTCATATACAG CTGAATGAGGCTCTCTGTGCCAGCTCGCCTGACCTGGCAAGTCCATGTGATTATCAATCTCCCATCGACTCCACCAACAAACTGATGTTGCCCAGTGTGTCCCTCCGCCGCCGCAGTATGGGG GAGGCTGATCTCACCAACTCACCAACCTGTAAAGAAGATGTACAGCGACTATGGCAGATGGAGAAGCAGCGGCTGCAGGAAGCTTTGAggaaacaaaaagaagaaatgcagGTGGACAAACAGTGGCTTGAGGAGGAGGTGAAACTTCTG GATCCACTTACCAATGAAAGCACAAAACCTGTCAGAGAG CCACAGGACCCAAGTCCAGAAATCG CTGATGCTCTCAAAGCTCCTCCTGAAAAGCCGCCAAGAATCTCTGTTCAG CCTGTTCCTACAGCAGAACTGGACCGCTCTGATGATAAGGTGTATATTGCAGTCATGGAATTGGTGAAAGTGGTGGTGGACCTGAAGAATGATGTCAACGCACTGCCCCCTACAGAGTACATCTCAGTGGTCAAA AATGTTGGCTTATCCTTACGGAGCCTGATCAATAGCGTAGATGAACTTTTGCCCACTTTGCATGAATCTAAAAGAACAGAA ATTGAAGGCACTCAGAAATTGCTGAACAAAGACATGGCCGAGCTGATAAGTAAGATGCGCCTGGCTCAGCAGAATTCCATCACCTCTCTGAAGGATGAGTGTAAGAAGCAAATGCTGACGGCTGCCCATGTTCTGGCCCTGGATGCTAAGAACATGCTGGATGCTGTAGACCAGGCAAGGGTCCGATCTAACCTGGCCAAGCCCAGCCAGGATGTGGAGTAG
- the chrna2b gene encoding neuronal acetylcholine receptor subunit alpha-2 isoform X2 produces the protein MMTTNVWLKQEWNDYKLRWKPSDYDNVTSIRVPSELIWVPDIVLYNNADGEFAVTHMTKAHLFYTGKVRWVPPAIYKSSCSIDVTFFPFDQQNCKMKFGSWTYDKAKIDLERIENTVDLKDYWESGEWAIVNAVATYNTKKYDCCHEIYVDITYYFIIRRLPLFYTINLIIPCLLISCLTVLVFYLPSDCGEKITLCISVLLSLTVFLLLITEIIPSTSLVIPLIGEYLLFTMIFVTLSIVITVFVLNVHHRSPGTHKMPRWVHTVFLDLIPRWLFMQRPAPDSRRRRTLFHLQQRQRLNRQRRELHLQGLVPSTTPCLNTSATWFRGAANFPVVEDQQRPCCYEDLELGAISSAFSLSFQPASPPPTGSTPPSLQKYYPSSRLDGGVADRLLCQGRVNATQRPTQGEALENHKGFPLSPSILRALEGVHYIADHLQAEDADFSVKEDWKYVAMVIDRIFLWMFIIVCLLGTIGLFLPPWLAGMI, from the exons ATGATGACAACCAATGTGTGGCTGAAACAG GAATGGAATGACTACAAACTGAGATGGAAGCCATCGGATTATGACAATGTGACTTCCATCAGGGTTCCATCTGAGCTCATCTGGGTACCAGACATTGTGCTGTATAACAA TGCTGATGGGGAGTTTGCTGTGACCCATATGACCAAAGCGCACCTCTTCTACACTGGCAAAGTGCGCTGGGTTCCACCAGCCATCTACAAGAGCTCCTGCAGTATCGATGTCACATTCTTCCCATTCGACCAGCAGAACTGCAAGATGAAGTTTGGCTCATGGACATACGACAAAGCCAAAATTGACCTTGAACGCATTGAGAATACTGTAGACCTGAAGGACTACTGGGAGAGTGGTGAGTGGGCCATTGTCAATGCCGTGGCCACCTACAACACCAAGAAGTATGACTGCTGCCACGAGATCTATGTTGACATCACATACTACTTTATCATCCGTCGTCTGCCACTATTCTACACCATTAACCTCATCATCCCCTGCCTGCTCATCTCCTGCCTGACTGTGCTGGTCTTCTACCTGCCATCAGACTGTGGTGAAAAGATCACTCTCTGCATCTCTGTGCTTCTCTCACTCACTGTTTTCCTGCTACTCATCACTGAAATCATCCCTTCTACCTCTCTGGTCATACCACTCATTGGCGAGTACCTGCTCTTCACCATGATCTTCGTCACTCTGTCCATTGTCATCACTGTCTTTGTGCTCAACGTGCACCACCGCTCACCTGGCACACACAAGATGCCACGCTGGGTCCACACTGTGTTCCTGGACCTCATCCCACGCTGGCTGTTCATGCAGCGGCCAGCTCCAGACAGCAGGAGACGCCGGACTCTGTTCCACctgcagcagcggcagcggctGAACCGGCAGCGACGGGAGTTACATCTGCAGGGACTTGTGCCCAGCACCACGCCCTGCCTCAACACCTCAGCCACCTGGTTCCGGGGTGCCGCAAACTTTCCTGTGGTGGAGGACCAACAGAGACCCTGCTGCTATGAGGATTTGGAACTGGGGGCCATCTCCTCCGCTTTCTCACTCTCCTTCCAACCCgcctccccacccccaacagGTTCAACTCCACCTTCACTGCAGAAGTACTATCCCTCTTCCAGATTGGATGGGGGTGTGGCTGACAGGCTGCTGTGTCAGGGAAGGGTGAATGCCACACAACGCCCGACGCAGGGAGAGGCCCTGGAAAATCACAAAGGCTTTCCACTGTCACCCAGTATCCTGCGTGCGCTGGAGGGGGTGCATTACATCGCAGATCACTTGCAGGCAGAGGATGCAGACTTCAGT GTCAAGGAGGACTGGAAatatgttgccatggtgatcgATCGAATCTTCCTGTGGATGTTCATAATCGTGTGCCTGCTTGGCACCATAGGGCTATTCTTACCACCCTGGTTAGCAGGAATGATCTAG